From a single Aestuariibius sp. HNIBRBA575 genomic region:
- a CDS encoding peptide ABC transporter substrate-binding protein: protein MKLKTILMGAAASFALAPMAFADGHGGERGRDGELRIIYWQAPSTMNPYLSGGTKETEAASLVIEPLARFANTGELVPWLVDEIPTIENGGVAEDLTSITWKISEGVTWSDGTALTAADAIFTWQYCTHPEGGCAQASYYDGVTNVEAIDDRTIKVTFDQPKPFPYTAFVGSESPLIQAAQFADCLGASAPECTDANFSPIGTGPFVVDEFRANDVITLSANENFREEGKPAFANVVFKGGGDAAAAARSVLETAEFDYAWNLQIDPTVLSDMESAGNGTVVTAFGSSVERLMINQTNPDSALGDARSTVEGGAHPFLSDSEVVRALSMAIDRELLVEVGYGSGGQATCNVLPAPAIYASTANDACLGQDIAGANALLDSLGVVDTDGDGIREKDGVPLRVLYQTSTNAVRQDTQALIKQWWSEIGVETELRNIDASVFFGGDPASPDTYQKFYADIEMYTNNFAGVDPEAYMANWRCSDIPSPESQWQGANIQRFCSEEYDALVTEMAGTASIEDRAELAKSLNDLLVQSGSMVPLVHRGGVSAHANSLEGVLITDWDSEMWNIKDWSRAAE from the coding sequence ATGAAACTTAAGACAATTCTGATGGGAGCTGCGGCCAGTTTCGCACTTGCCCCGATGGCCTTTGCGGATGGCCATGGCGGTGAACGCGGACGTGACGGCGAATTGCGGATCATCTATTGGCAAGCGCCATCCACGATGAACCCGTATCTGTCGGGCGGCACAAAAGAAACCGAAGCGGCGTCGCTGGTTATCGAACCGCTGGCCCGTTTTGCCAATACAGGTGAACTGGTTCCATGGTTGGTCGACGAAATCCCAACGATCGAAAATGGCGGCGTGGCCGAAGACCTGACCTCGATCACATGGAAAATCTCCGAAGGCGTGACCTGGTCTGACGGCACAGCCCTGACCGCTGCGGATGCGATTTTCACTTGGCAATATTGTACCCACCCCGAAGGTGGCTGTGCGCAGGCATCCTACTATGATGGCGTGACCAACGTAGAAGCGATTGATGACCGCACGATCAAAGTGACCTTTGATCAGCCAAAACCATTCCCCTACACTGCTTTTGTTGGCTCTGAGAGCCCGCTGATCCAAGCCGCGCAATTTGCCGATTGTCTGGGGGCGTCTGCGCCGGAATGTACGGATGCGAACTTTAGCCCCATTGGCACAGGCCCGTTTGTGGTTGACGAATTCCGCGCCAATGACGTGATCACCCTGTCGGCCAATGAAAACTTCCGCGAAGAGGGTAAACCTGCCTTTGCGAACGTGGTGTTCAAAGGCGGCGGTGACGCGGCTGCGGCGGCCCGGTCGGTGCTGGAAACCGCTGAATTTGACTATGCGTGGAACCTGCAGATTGATCCAACCGTTCTGTCTGACATGGAATCCGCCGGTAACGGCACTGTTGTGACGGCATTTGGGTCCTCGGTTGAACGTCTGATGATCAACCAAACCAACCCTGACAGCGCCCTTGGCGATGCCCGTTCCACCGTAGAAGGCGGCGCGCATCCGTTCCTGTCCGACAGCGAAGTTGTGCGTGCATTGTCCATGGCGATTGACCGCGAATTGCTGGTCGAAGTGGGCTATGGGTCCGGTGGTCAGGCCACCTGTAACGTGCTGCCTGCCCCTGCGATCTATGCCTCGACCGCCAATGATGCCTGCCTAGGTCAGGACATTGCCGGAGCGAATGCCCTGCTCGACAGCCTCGGTGTTGTTGATACAGATGGCGACGGTATCCGTGAAAAAGACGGCGTGCCATTGCGGGTTCTGTACCAGACATCCACAAATGCTGTGCGTCAGGATACCCAAGCCCTGATCAAACAGTGGTGGAGCGAAATCGGCGTTGAAACCGAGCTGCGCAATATTGATGCATCTGTGTTCTTTGGGGGTGATCCAGCAAGCCCGGACACATACCAGAAGTTCTATGCAGATATCGAAATGTACACCAACAACTTTGCCGGTGTTGACCCAGAGGCGTACATGGCCAACTGGCGCTGCAGCGACATCCCTTCCCCAGAAAGCCAGTGGCAAGGTGCGAACATTCAGCGGTTCTGTTCCGAAGAATATGACGCATTGGTCACCGAAATGGCAGGCACAGCATCGATCGAAGATCGCGCTGAGTTGGCCAAGAGCCTGAATGACCTGTTGGTTCAGTCCGGTTCCATGGTGCCGCTGGTGCACCGTGGTGGTGTATCCGCGCATGCCAATTCCCTAGAAGGCGTGTTGATCACCGACTGGGACAGTGAAATGTGGAACATCAAAGATTGGTCCCGTGCGGCTGAATAA
- a CDS encoding ABC transporter permease has product MLNFAIRRLAMAIPTLIFISLIIFLLLDLAPGDPTANLPLTISHEVREQIRQSLGLGEPVHIRYVLWLKQIVWTEPMFYLADLGWVDAPESARLISWQTRAPVMDTILERLPQTLKVVGLSYVVGVLIALPIGIISAYRQYSVFDQVGTFVSMVGYSVPPFFSGVLAIVIFSVLIPRDSIFWLPSIYDTTLQVVDWESFKLQARQMVMPVMVLALQTTAQISRFMRASMLDNLNQDYVRTARAKGLTESVVVMVHVLRNSMIPVVTVIALGIPSIFGGAIITEQVFKVNGIGQYLIVAIQANDMPTVQTITFLFAFLIVMFNLIADLLYGVLDPRIRYD; this is encoded by the coding sequence ATGCTGAATTTTGCAATCCGACGGCTGGCCATGGCCATCCCGACATTGATCTTCATTTCGTTGATCATTTTCCTTTTGCTGGACCTCGCGCCCGGTGATCCGACGGCGAACCTGCCGTTGACGATCTCGCACGAAGTTCGCGAACAAATCCGTCAGAGCCTCGGGCTCGGGGAACCTGTTCATATTCGCTATGTTTTATGGCTCAAACAGATCGTCTGGACCGAACCGATGTTCTATCTGGCGGATCTGGGCTGGGTGGATGCCCCTGAATCAGCGCGGCTGATTTCATGGCAAACCCGCGCGCCGGTGATGGACACTATTCTGGAACGCCTGCCCCAAACCCTAAAGGTTGTGGGCCTGTCATATGTGGTTGGGGTGCTGATCGCCCTGCCCATCGGCATCATTTCCGCCTATCGCCAATATTCGGTGTTTGACCAGGTTGGGACCTTTGTGTCCATGGTTGGCTATTCCGTTCCACCGTTCTTTTCCGGTGTTCTGGCGATTGTGATCTTTTCGGTTTTGATCCCGCGCGACAGTATTTTCTGGTTGCCCTCAATCTATGATACCACGCTGCAAGTGGTTGATTGGGAAAGCTTTAAGTTACAAGCCCGTCAGATGGTTATGCCCGTGATGGTGCTGGCGTTGCAAACCACGGCACAGATCAGCCGGTTCATGCGTGCATCCATGTTGGATAACCTGAACCAAGATTACGTGCGCACCGCCCGCGCCAAAGGCCTGACCGAAAGCGTCGTGGTCATGGTGCATGTTTTGCGCAATTCGATGATCCCGGTTGTGACGGTGATTGCGCTGGGTATTCCGTCGATCTTTGGCGGGGCGATCATCACCGAACAAGTGTTCAAAGTGAACGGCATCGGCCAATATCTGATTGTCGCCATTCAGGCCAATGACATGCCGACCGTGCAAACAATCACCTTCTTATTTGCCTTCTTGATTGTGATGTTCAACCTGATTGCCGACCTTCTTTATGGCGTGCTGGACCCGAGGATTCGCTATGACTGA
- a CDS encoding ABC transporter permease, which yields MTDQTQMPEVRNQWWDVWDQFKSHKGALIGAAFFILIVGGVFLGPFIWSIDPTYIDIRARNQGPSWAHPFGTDQLGRDTLARMMKGGQTSVAVGMTAMLLALFLGTLIGVVAGYFKRLDGVLMRLTDLFLALPLLPLLLVMVMLFRDSLNAAFGPEQGIFLLIVVAIGVTSWMPTARIVRGDVLAIKEREFVLAARSIGTRPGRMIMRHILPNVLSPIMVSATLGIANAIITESALSFLGLGFPPDFPTWGRLLFDARDFMQQYPERVIWPGLAISLTVLSVNYIGDGLRDALDPRIRGL from the coding sequence ATGACTGATCAAACGCAGATGCCCGAGGTCCGCAACCAATGGTGGGACGTCTGGGACCAGTTCAAATCCCACAAAGGCGCGTTAATTGGCGCGGCCTTTTTCATCCTGATCGTCGGAGGCGTGTTTCTGGGGCCATTTATCTGGTCCATCGACCCGACCTATATCGACATTCGTGCGCGCAATCAGGGGCCCAGCTGGGCGCATCCGTTTGGCACGGACCAATTGGGGCGGGACACGCTGGCCCGCATGATGAAAGGTGGGCAAACATCGGTCGCCGTTGGGATGACGGCCATGTTGCTGGCCCTGTTCCTTGGCACGTTGATTGGGGTTGTTGCGGGGTATTTCAAACGGTTGGACGGTGTGTTGATGCGCCTGACCGACCTGTTTTTAGCCCTGCCCCTATTGCCGTTGCTATTGGTCATGGTGATGCTGTTTCGCGACAGCCTGAACGCCGCCTTTGGCCCGGAACAGGGGATATTCCTGCTGATCGTCGTGGCCATCGGGGTGACATCATGGATGCCAACCGCGCGGATTGTGCGCGGCGATGTCTTGGCGATCAAAGAACGGGAATTTGTGCTGGCCGCACGGTCCATCGGCACCCGGCCGGGGCGGATGATCATGCGGCATATCCTGCCCAACGTGCTGTCGCCGATCATGGTCTCGGCCACGTTAGGGATTGCCAACGCGATCATCACCGAAAGCGCTTTGTCCTTCTTGGGGCTGGGCTTTCCCCCAGATTTCCCGACATGGGGCCGCCTGCTGTTTGATGCTCGTGACTTTATGCAGCAATATCCCGAACGGGTGATCTGGCCGGGTCTGGCGATTTCGCTGACCGTGCTGTCGGTGAATTATATCGGCGATGGGCTGCGCGATGCGCTGGATCCGCGGATCCGTGGTCTGTGA
- a CDS encoding GNAT family N-acetyltransferase, with translation MTQSFSIRIADTDDSERILDLLAHLTLDDTRCPPDVAHKNLTKLMAFDGSCVFIGEVAGIVAATCMLIIIPNLTRSGAPFAVIENVVTHPDHRGAGYGTQILDAACARAWQHDCYKIMLSTGSKNPTTYAFYEQAGFEQSRTGFQKRRIAPRAD, from the coding sequence ATGACCCAGTCGTTTTCAATCCGAATTGCAGATACTGACGATTCAGAGCGGATTCTGGATTTGTTGGCGCATTTGACTTTGGACGACACGCGATGTCCACCTGACGTCGCACATAAAAACCTGACCAAGTTGATGGCATTTGACGGCTCTTGTGTGTTTATCGGGGAAGTTGCGGGCATTGTCGCGGCCACCTGCATGTTGATTATCATCCCCAATTTGACCCGCAGCGGCGCGCCCTTTGCTGTGATCGAAAATGTTGTTACCCATCCCGATCATCGTGGGGCGGGCTATGGGACCCAGATTTTGGACGCCGCATGTGCGCGCGCTTGGCAACATGATTGCTATAAAATCATGCTGAGCACCGGTTCGAAAAATCCCACGACATACGCATTTTATGAACAGGCCGGGTTCGAACAATCACGCACCGGGTTTCAGAAACGCCGCATTGCGCCGCGCGCGGATTAA
- a CDS encoding DUF3422 family protein — protein MNSNNDHPKRYAMANELHARPFPLIAAPGRAAYLAIKPARNAAGRDRDADRAHLIALLDRFGAPHPQPNATHYSGQIGRHILKWESHTEFVTYTIHCDGVADDPFNAATFKLFPEEWLAQAPGVRVTSALIRIEQLTDDTGIPEKTRAWFVPESLAMSRVLDDDLVVGADFRIDEAGHMRFAVFVRPECGARRVGRVVQRLCEIETYKAMAMLGYFQAGELNTKMGAIDARLSKLMEEISGTAPEVTLSALIDVSAELENLSAKSSFRFGATGAYETIVNQRVAVLREQRFKGRQTFGEFMMRRFDPAMRTVASTQDRLQVMADRARRAGELLRTRVDVERSAQNQALLESMDKRADLQLRLQQTVEGLSVVAISYYAVSLGAYALYPLGKWAGISKELITAGLVVPVLVLVWLMVRAIRNKFH, from the coding sequence ATGAATTCCAACAATGATCATCCCAAACGTTATGCAATGGCCAATGAATTGCATGCGCGCCCTTTTCCTTTGATCGCAGCGCCCGGTCGGGCGGCCTATCTGGCGATCAAGCCCGCGCGAAATGCTGCAGGGCGGGATCGGGATGCAGACCGGGCGCATCTGATCGCGTTGTTGGATCGCTTTGGCGCACCGCATCCCCAACCCAATGCCACGCATTATTCTGGGCAAATCGGCCGACATATCCTGAAATGGGAAAGCCACACAGAGTTTGTGACATATACCATTCACTGTGATGGCGTGGCGGATGATCCTTTTAATGCGGCCACGTTCAAATTGTTCCCCGAAGAATGGCTGGCCCAAGCGCCGGGCGTTCGGGTCACATCCGCCTTGATCCGGATTGAGCAACTGACAGACGACACAGGCATCCCGGAAAAAACCAGAGCATGGTTTGTGCCCGAAAGTCTGGCAATGTCACGGGTGCTGGACGATGATTTGGTGGTTGGGGCTGATTTTCGCATCGACGAAGCCGGACATATGCGTTTTGCGGTTTTTGTGCGCCCTGAATGTGGGGCCCGTCGGGTGGGACGGGTGGTTCAGCGTCTGTGCGAAATCGAAACCTACAAAGCCATGGCCATGTTGGGGTATTTTCAGGCAGGTGAATTGAACACCAAAATGGGGGCCATTGATGCGCGCCTGTCAAAGCTGATGGAGGAAATTTCCGGCACCGCACCAGAGGTTACATTGTCGGCTTTGATTGATGTCTCTGCAGAACTGGAAAATCTGAGCGCAAAATCATCGTTTCGATTTGGGGCAACCGGGGCCTATGAAACCATTGTGAACCAACGCGTTGCTGTGCTGCGCGAACAACGGTTCAAAGGGCGTCAGACCTTTGGCGAATTTATGATGCGCCGGTTTGATCCCGCCATGCGCACCGTCGCCAGCACCCAAGATCGCCTGCAAGTCATGGCCGATCGTGCCCGTCGCGCGGGGGAATTGCTGCGCACACGGGTGGATGTGGAACGGTCTGCCCAGAACCAAGCTTTGTTAGAAAGCATGGACAAACGCGCCGATTTGCAGCTGCGATTGCAACAAACCGTCGAAGGATTATCCGTCGTTGCGATCAGCTATTATGCTGTGTCTCTGGGGGCTTATGCGCTGTATCCGCTGGGGAAATGGGCAGGGATCAGCAAGGAATTGATCACCGCAGGGCTGGTTGTCCCTGTTTTGGTTCTGGTTTGGCTGATGGTCCGGGCGATCCGAAACAAATTCCATTAA
- a CDS encoding winged helix-turn-helix transcriptional regulator, which translates to MPIDANNHLCPMDPLLRLISSRWTSYIVWQLQNHPGIRFGALQNQVPGISAKMLTERLRELENAGLVTRHIEPTRPPQVSYELTEQARALRGALDALHKVAEDWKQQGWSADTGFPQKATLPS; encoded by the coding sequence ATGCCAATTGATGCCAATAATCACCTTTGTCCGATGGACCCTTTGCTGCGGCTGATTTCTTCTCGTTGGACCAGCTATATTGTCTGGCAATTGCAAAACCATCCGGGCATTCGGTTTGGCGCTTTGCAAAATCAGGTACCGGGGATTTCGGCCAAAATGCTGACGGAGCGGCTGCGGGAACTGGAAAATGCTGGGCTGGTGACGCGTCACATTGAACCCACACGACCGCCACAAGTGTCCTATGAATTGACCGAACAGGCGCGGGCGTTGCGCGGGGCATTGGATGCGCTGCACAAGGTTGCCGAAGATTGGAAACAGCAGGGCTGGAGCGCTGATACCGGGTTCCCGCAAAAGGCCACACTGCCATCGTGA
- a CDS encoding flavodoxin family protein encodes MAKIEIIYFSGYGHTTKQAEAIAQGAGDQARLWPISEDGTLPDEAWDALDGADAILFGSPTYMGNAAWQFKKVADTSAQRWFTRAWQDKLFGGFTNSGSPSGDKGMTMAWFQTLAAQHGGLWVSLNQMPANTKANTAADMNHFGGSAGPLATSPSDASPEEGPFAGDLISARTYGERVATLAQARQAA; translated from the coding sequence ATGGCAAAGATCGAAATCATCTATTTTTCAGGCTACGGCCACACCACAAAACAGGCAGAAGCCATCGCACAAGGGGCCGGAGATCAGGCGCGGCTCTGGCCCATTTCTGAGGATGGAACGCTGCCTGATGAGGCATGGGATGCGCTGGACGGCGCAGATGCGATCCTGTTTGGCAGCCCGACCTATATGGGCAATGCCGCATGGCAGTTTAAAAAGGTTGCAGATACCAGCGCGCAACGTTGGTTTACCCGTGCATGGCAGGACAAATTGTTTGGCGGCTTTACCAATTCCGGGTCCCCCAGCGGTGACAAAGGCATGACCATGGCGTGGTTTCAGACCTTGGCAGCGCAGCATGGCGGCCTCTGGGTCAGCCTGAACCAGATGCCCGCCAATACCAAAGCCAATACCGCCGCTGACATGAACCACTTTGGCGGATCAGCTGGGCCACTGGCCACGTCCCCATCGGATGCCTCCCCCGAAGAAGGCCCCTTTGCCGGGGATCTGATCAGTGCGCGCACCTATGGTGAACGTGTGGCCACCCTCGCGCAGGCCCGCCAAGCGGCCTAA
- a CDS encoding NAD(P)(+) transhydrogenase (Re/Si-specific) subunit beta, with translation MDFGFTTAAYVVAAVLFILSLGGLSGQESAKRAVWYGIVGMALAVFATLIGPGSGLWFLSLVLIGAGGVIGYMVATKVQMTEMPQLVAAMHSLVGLAAVFVGFIAHIELGRVMAMDAETQKGLDGFAALLAKKDAVEIAILRVELFLGVFIGAVTFTGSVIAYGKLAGKVTTSAEKLPGGHMLNAGAAALSVICLVWYFNTGGFFPLFVMTLAALFIGYHLIMGIGGADMPVVVSMLNSYSGWAAAAIGFSLGNDLLIVVGALVGSSGAILSYIMCKAMNRSFVSVILGGFGGTAGPAMEVEGEQVAIEADGVATALDEADNIVIIPGYGMAVAQAQQAVSELTKRLRDKGKNVRFAIHPVAGRLPGHMNVLLAEAKVPYDIVLEMDEINDDFPETDVAIVIGSNDIVNPAAQEDPNSPIAGMPVLECWKAKQVFVSKRGQGTGYSGIENPLFFKENTRMFYGDAKDSLNKLLGLIE, from the coding sequence ATGGATTTTGGTTTTACAACAGCGGCTTATGTCGTTGCAGCAGTCCTGTTCATTCTGTCCTTGGGCGGATTGTCAGGTCAAGAAAGCGCAAAACGCGCTGTGTGGTATGGCATTGTCGGCATGGCGCTGGCGGTGTTTGCAACCCTGATCGGCCCCGGCTCGGGCCTGTGGTTCCTGTCGCTGGTGCTGATCGGCGCCGGTGGGGTGATCGGCTATATGGTCGCCACCAAGGTACAGATGACAGAAATGCCGCAACTGGTCGCCGCGATGCATTCGCTGGTGGGTCTGGCCGCGGTTTTTGTCGGCTTTATCGCCCATATTGAACTGGGCCGTGTCATGGCCATGGATGCCGAAACCCAAAAAGGTCTGGACGGGTTCGCAGCGTTATTGGCCAAAAAAGACGCCGTCGAAATCGCCATCCTGCGGGTTGAGCTGTTCCTTGGCGTATTCATTGGTGCGGTCACCTTTACCGGGTCGGTCATTGCCTATGGAAAACTGGCAGGCAAAGTGACGACCTCGGCGGAAAAACTGCCCGGTGGGCATATGCTGAACGCAGGCGCGGCGGCATTGTCGGTGATCTGTCTGGTCTGGTACTTCAACACTGGCGGGTTCTTTCCGCTGTTTGTGATGACCTTGGCGGCGTTGTTCATTGGCTATCACCTGATCATGGGGATCGGCGGCGCGGATATGCCGGTGGTAGTGTCCATGCTGAACAGCTATTCCGGCTGGGCGGCTGCGGCGATTGGCTTTAGCCTCGGCAACGATCTGTTGATCGTGGTTGGCGCGCTGGTTGGTTCGTCCGGTGCGATCCTGTCTTACATCATGTGTAAGGCGATGAACCGGTCCTTTGTCAGCGTGATCTTGGGCGGCTTTGGCGGCACTGCTGGTCCCGCAATGGAGGTCGAAGGCGAACAGGTCGCGATCGAAGCGGACGGCGTTGCCACGGCCTTGGATGAGGCCGACAATATCGTGATCATTCCGGGCTATGGCATGGCGGTGGCGCAAGCCCAGCAAGCCGTGTCTGAGCTGACCAAACGTTTGCGCGACAAAGGCAAAAACGTGCGGTTTGCGATCCATCCGGTTGCGGGTCGTTTGCCCGGTCACATGAACGTTCTGCTGGCCGAGGCAAAGGTGCCTTATGACATCGTGCTGGAAATGGATGAAATCAACGATGACTTCCCGGAAACGGATGTGGCCATCGTGATCGGGTCCAACGATATCGTGAACCCCGCCGCCCAAGAAGACCCCAACAGCCCCATCGCCGGTATGCCGGTTCTGGAATGCTGGAAGGCGAAACAAGTGTTTGTTTCCAAACGCGGGCAGGGCACCGGTTACTCCGGTATCGAAAATCCGCTGTTCTTCAAAGAAAACACACGCATGTTCTATGGCGACGCCAAAGACAGCCTGAACAAATTGCTGGGTCTGATCGAATAA